A stretch of the Coprobacillus cateniformis genome encodes the following:
- a CDS encoding sensor histidine kinase, with translation MNYVFSIVTSNIIELCLFTYYYRIVLSLKKPNKILYIVVYSSLFLIKCLFNFFFIAKINIAVSFSIYLLLIFFFSQSNIIYKILSLGIYFGLSIFAESLTYHIFSIFFEWNEHILIQMLSSKFVLLIFILFIKYYKTINDEDSIDLKSTLLLSIQPISIIFFIYITNGEFIINSQNKLLIILSLALLVFSNFISLYIFEEIIRKNKIEKELDFEKERTKENDTYYQYLKESIENFKAYRHDLRHHFGILKSMLYAGKNGDAKIYIDTLVEDIIEVSDKRSGDEFLDLVLSSRWHKIKKMDIHMVFEIRKINLNQISKLDLNIIYGNIIDNAIESCSQCEKRSIKIETAQINDRYQMIKITNSCHAVNVEDDKFKSMNQDSEFHGYGLANIQKTVEKYGGYINFSFHDDKQVFQTILWFDKEFKKEL, from the coding sequence ATGAATTATGTTTTCAGTATTGTTACTTCAAATATAATTGAACTTTGCTTATTTACATATTACTATCGCATCGTATTGTCTCTTAAAAAACCTAATAAAATATTATATATTGTTGTTTACAGTTCATTATTTTTAATAAAATGTCTATTTAATTTTTTCTTTATTGCAAAAATTAATATAGCTGTATCCTTTTCTATATATCTGTTACTCATTTTCTTTTTTTCTCAATCAAATATAATATATAAAATACTATCATTAGGAATATATTTTGGATTATCAATATTTGCAGAGTCATTAACTTATCATATTTTCTCTATCTTTTTTGAATGGAATGAGCATATTCTCATACAAATGTTATCAAGTAAGTTTGTATTATTGATTTTTATTCTCTTTATCAAATATTATAAAACAATTAATGATGAAGATAGTATTGACTTAAAGAGTACGCTTTTACTTTCTATACAACCAATCTCTATTATCTTTTTTATATACATAACAAATGGTGAATTTATTATCAACTCTCAAAATAAATTATTAATAATTCTGTCTCTGGCTTTACTGGTTTTTTCTAATTTCATCTCTTTATATATATTTGAAGAAATTATAAGAAAAAATAAAATTGAAAAAGAATTAGATTTTGAAAAAGAAAGAACAAAAGAAAATGATACATATTATCAATATTTAAAAGAAAGCATAGAGAATTTTAAAGCTTACCGACATGATTTAAGACATCATTTTGGTATTCTTAAAAGTATGCTGTATGCTGGTAAAAATGGAGATGCTAAAATATATATTGATACTCTTGTTGAAGATATCATTGAGGTTTCAGACAAAAGAAGTGGTGATGAATTTTTAGATTTGGTTTTATCAAGTCGATGGCATAAAATAAAAAAAATGGATATTCATATGGTATTTGAAATAAGAAAAATCAACTTGAATCAGATTAGTAAACTTGATTTAAATATTATTTATGGCAATATAATCGATAATGCTATTGAATCGTGTTCTCAATGTGAAAAGAGAAGTATTAAGATTGAAACTGCACAAATAAATGATAGATATCAGATGATTAAAATAACGAATAGTTGTCATGCAGTGAATGTAGAAGATGATAAATTTAAGAGCATGAATCAAGATTCTGAATTTCATGGTTATGGTCTTGCAAACATACAGAAGACAGTAGAAAAATATGGCGGCTATATTAATTTTTCTTTTCATGATGATAAACAGGTATTTCAAACTATTTTATGGTTTGATAAAGAATTTAAAAAAGAATTATAG
- a CDS encoding LytR/AlgR family response regulator transcription factor, translated as MKIAICDDQINELEKINQLVEEYCCFNKYKADIYAYSDVNSLMHHIDDINCLILDVLLYKTTGLEVARQIFQRNKDIKIIFCSTNPEYSLEAFEVNAFRYLVKPIDKLKLFGYLDEVRKYYMELSICVNDINHRQRTMSLFDVCYIDMQGRKSTIHLKDKTTIIMVRQMKEWISILDGLGFYLSHKGVLVNLKYVLGIEDDIVTLKNGESVYLSRSYRKDFQKAFFDMLGEIL; from the coding sequence ATGAAAATAGCGATTTGTGATGATCAAATAAATGAACTAGAGAAAATAAATCAACTGGTGGAAGAATATTGTTGTTTTAATAAATACAAGGCAGATATTTATGCATATAGCGATGTGAATTCGCTTATGCATCACATAGATGATATAAATTGTTTGATTTTAGATGTATTATTATACAAAACAACAGGACTTGAAGTTGCAAGACAGATATTCCAGCGTAATAAAGATATTAAAATTATATTCTGTTCAACCAACCCAGAATATAGTTTAGAGGCATTTGAAGTAAATGCATTTAGATATCTTGTAAAGCCTATAGATAAATTGAAATTATTTGGATATTTAGATGAAGTTAGAAAGTATTATATGGAATTATCTATTTGTGTTAATGATATTAATCATCGACAGAGAACAATGAGTCTTTTTGATGTTTGTTATATTGATATGCAAGGAAGGAAGTCAACTATTCATTTGAAAGATAAGACAACCATTATAATGGTGAGGCAAATGAAAGAGTGGATATCTATTTTAGATGGGTTAGGATTCTATTTAAGCCATAAAGGGGTTCTGGTGAATCTTAAATATGTTTTAGGTATTGAGGATGATATTGTGACATTGAAAAATGGTGAATCTGTGTATTTATCAAGATCATATAGAAAAGATTTTCAGAAAGCATTTTTTGATATGTTAGGTGAAATATTATGA
- a CDS encoding helix-turn-helix transcriptional regulator, producing MVGSRFDLEIDYTKIGRKIQKLRNMQSLTQAYVAGLADISLSHMSNIETAKTKPSLVTLSRISRILGCTLDELVFDDEITLRFKQLKVLGISDEFEIRVFEDFVDSVKKNKKYLKVDDRGE from the coding sequence ATGGTAGGTAGTCGCTTTGATCTAGAAATAGATTATACGAAAATTGGAAGAAAAATTCAGAAATTACGAAATATGCAATCATTAACTCAAGCCTATGTTGCTGGACTCGCAGATATCTCTTTAAGTCATATGAGTAATATAGAAACTGCTAAAACAAAGCCATCACTTGTGACTTTGAGTAGAATATCAAGAATACTAGGATGTACATTAGATGAATTGGTTTTTGATGATGAAATCACTTTACGATTTAAACAATTAAAAGTTTTAGGAATTTCTGATGAATTTGAAATACGTGTCTTTGAAGATTTTGTTGATTCAGTTAAAAAAAATAAAAAATATTTAAAAGTAGATGATAGAGGTGAATAA
- a CDS encoding lanthionine synthetase C family protein, whose amino-acid sequence MDDNVDKYRKLFSSQINSFFDEEGDKTLLPHLVHFAIVMKDLDISHYQQKEILNILVNNKDYYFQNNYSLFDGIPLLSILFLINKDIVGKKYVSIQKQLLELIQSMKIDIQDFRNVEYVNGISGLLNYYLILFQDDCSLISSERIYMLIEFIMKHVHQKVYNTLPMNLGLSHGIAGLLLVLSKAFKAGFQMLGMKSIIWHLQRILITHYFHHKLRIPGIINKEEVIFPRNTPSWCYSELGVLHAIIQSTQILKFNFLSTLFKEQLKSIIQDKNNYKIISPNFCHGYSGIFVFARLYEVSSKELNGFLLEQIEFFYDHECLSIFYDQYYNLSGEICSDASYSFLDGSISVLLSLLFVEGYNTVIWEEMLLLK is encoded by the coding sequence ATGGATGATAATGTAGATAAGTATAGAAAGTTATTTTCAAGTCAGATTAATTCTTTTTTTGATGAAGAGGGGGATAAAACTCTTCTTCCTCATTTGGTTCATTTTGCAATTGTTATGAAAGACCTAGATATATCTCATTATCAACAAAAAGAAATATTAAATATATTAGTTAACAATAAAGATTATTATTTTCAAAACAATTATTCTTTGTTTGATGGCATTCCGCTCCTCAGTATACTTTTCCTCATTAATAAGGATATCGTTGGAAAAAAATATGTGAGTATTCAAAAACAATTATTAGAACTCATTCAGAGTATGAAAATAGATATTCAAGATTTTCGCAATGTAGAATATGTTAATGGTATTTCTGGATTACTTAATTATTATTTAATATTATTTCAAGATGACTGTTCATTGATATCAAGTGAGCGAATATATATGTTGATAGAATTCATAATGAAACATGTTCATCAGAAAGTATATAATACGCTTCCTATGAATTTGGGCTTATCACATGGGATCGCAGGACTTCTCTTGGTTTTATCAAAAGCATTTAAAGCAGGATTTCAGATGTTGGGAATGAAGAGTATAATATGGCATTTACAAAGGATATTAATAACACATTATTTCCATCATAAATTGAGAATACCAGGAATTATAAATAAAGAAGAAGTTATTTTTCCACGAAATACTCCAAGTTGGTGCTATAGCGAATTAGGAGTCCTGCATGCTATTATACAATCAACTCAGATTTTAAAATTCAATTTTTTATCAACTTTATTTAAAGAGCAATTAAAGAGCATTATTCAGGATAAGAATAATTATAAAATTATAAGTCCTAATTTTTGTCATGGATATTCAGGTATTTTCGTATTTGCAAGATTGTATGAAGTGAGTAGTAAAGAACTAAATGGTTTTTTATTAGAACAAATTGAATTTTTTTATGATCACGAATGTTTAAGTATATTTTATGATCAGTATTATAATTTATCAGGAGAAATTTGTTCTGATGCAAGTTATTCATTTTTAGATGGTTCAATATCAGTTTTGCTATCCTTATTATTTGTTGAGGGATACAATACAGTCATATGGGAAGAAATGCTTTTGTTGAAATAG
- a CDS encoding lantibiotic dehydratase: MNNYYKQKFIAQRSPLMSKEEYYKYFIENNDFTYENMMTLFQDSRIREGILFASPDLYFSIKNQSGDQEKILLAFVKYFIRMTTRATPFGLFSGIHFNQEYVNDTNTKPKHICTVDFEWLICLINRIELNIDVLYGLKVKSNHNLMIENHICTNPYISLRYEQKEYLDNMNIDQHILSIENTPMVTFILARCEEFVDFFDLINEIREQLQDKIPPYKIVNFMVELIHREFLYTNLRPSLPLTRPLEETIMTLENIDTADIYVRKLKKINQLIDLYNKTELGYGEDILVNIVEYMEKLQKAKKYIQIDMRLSDTNMEAIKNNIPDLSSQFFKAAHYLSQSLIKNDILEEYTYKFIEKYGFERRVPLLEVVDVQRGIGYPNYHKTLNKKENNEEKMKYLINNKILNCFANKQNFINITYEELKELELSHIHHKIGSFDLSFHKKNSIELSPLLGISPAGRIIGRFIELADLKEEYKRIFHENQNHSNIKQVELMLMPSDFRCGNVISRHSFNINVIALGSYSKKPSISIQDIYIGVNKNKQLYLYYQGKILNVRISNMLNPKLCPELYRILLDISEQSSVADSLAYMHSFIETFHHVPELKIENVGIFPERWLINRSILGMNEKCSFEEFLVLFDQYSQGVHIPEYFYLKDYDNTLLLCKKCLIHMKIFYMEIMKKGNMFIHITAGGHTFQDISVDEIIMSYEPIQNKETISSEYINYPLEDIAYSQRNKAIGSDWIYLKIYAKKLTLKKIVKNEIKKYGEQFIQGNYIDKYFYIHYIDNQRHLRIRYHNISQFKEFMDKLHHFISYLNDTYDIYDIKLDTYEREIERYGGIDMMEINESMFWINSKVTIDLLNLSSRNKELSLEDLAILEIVYFLNQLKLTSHYIEELFSFIDNKESLKRFRQDKNKYMNLYILLENKENPNNDCMHKELMDIFYQQNELLNEYSQKLVTSTLTNSKADIILAHLHMFCNRLFGVDRASELKCYAIVKHLFHAIEGYKKYNG, translated from the coding sequence ATGAACAATTATTACAAACAAAAGTTTATAGCACAAAGAAGTCCACTAATGAGTAAGGAGGAGTATTATAAGTATTTTATAGAAAATAATGATTTTACTTATGAGAATATGATGACATTATTTCAAGATTCAAGAATTAGAGAGGGAATTTTATTTGCCAGTCCTGATTTGTATTTTTCAATTAAAAATCAAAGTGGAGATCAAGAGAAGATATTACTGGCTTTTGTAAAGTATTTTATAAGAATGACAACAAGAGCAACACCTTTTGGTTTGTTTTCAGGTATTCATTTTAATCAAGAATATGTGAATGATACCAATACTAAACCCAAGCATATTTGTACAGTTGACTTTGAATGGCTCATTTGTTTAATTAATCGCATTGAATTAAATATTGATGTCCTTTATGGTTTAAAAGTCAAATCCAATCATAATCTCATGATTGAAAATCATATCTGTACAAATCCATATATATCACTTAGATATGAGCAAAAAGAGTATTTAGATAATATGAATATAGACCAGCACATATTAAGTATAGAAAATACACCGATGGTGACATTTATTTTAGCCAGATGCGAAGAGTTTGTAGATTTCTTTGATTTAATTAATGAAATTAGAGAACAGTTGCAAGACAAGATTCCCCCTTATAAAATAGTTAATTTTATGGTTGAGCTTATTCATAGAGAATTTCTGTATACAAATTTACGACCATCGTTGCCTTTAACTCGTCCGTTGGAAGAGACAATCATGACATTGGAAAATATTGATACAGCTGATATATATGTAAGAAAATTGAAAAAAATCAATCAGCTCATTGATTTATATAATAAAACTGAACTTGGTTATGGTGAAGATATATTAGTGAATATTGTTGAATATATGGAGAAACTTCAAAAGGCCAAGAAATATATTCAAATTGATATGCGATTAAGTGACACCAATATGGAAGCAATTAAAAACAATATTCCAGATTTATCTAGTCAATTTTTTAAAGCTGCTCATTATTTATCTCAATCATTAATAAAGAACGATATTTTAGAGGAATACACTTATAAGTTTATAGAAAAATATGGTTTTGAAAGGCGGGTTCCATTATTAGAAGTTGTAGATGTACAAAGGGGAATTGGTTATCCAAATTATCATAAGACATTAAACAAAAAAGAAAATAATGAAGAAAAAATGAAATATCTTATAAATAATAAAATTCTTAATTGCTTTGCCAATAAACAAAATTTTATAAATATAACTTATGAGGAACTAAAAGAATTAGAATTATCACATATCCATCATAAAATAGGTTCGTTTGATTTATCATTTCATAAGAAGAATTCAATTGAGTTATCACCTTTGCTTGGTATTAGTCCTGCTGGTCGAATTATTGGTCGTTTTATAGAATTGGCAGATTTAAAAGAGGAGTATAAGAGGATTTTTCATGAAAACCAGAATCATTCAAATATAAAGCAAGTTGAATTGATGCTCATGCCATCTGACTTTAGATGTGGGAATGTTATTTCAAGACATTCATTCAATATAAATGTGATTGCTTTAGGATCTTATTCTAAGAAGCCTTCTATATCAATACAAGATATATACATTGGTGTGAATAAAAATAAACAGCTATATCTTTATTATCAAGGAAAAATATTAAATGTAAGAATATCAAATATGTTAAATCCAAAATTATGTCCTGAATTATATCGTATATTATTAGATATTTCAGAGCAGAGTTCAGTGGCTGATTCTCTAGCATATATGCATAGTTTTATAGAAACATTTCATCATGTACCAGAATTAAAAATAGAGAACGTTGGTATATTTCCTGAAAGATGGCTTATAAACAGATCAATATTAGGAATGAATGAAAAGTGTTCTTTTGAAGAATTTCTAGTTTTATTTGATCAGTACTCACAAGGTGTTCATATTCCAGAATATTTTTATTTAAAAGACTATGATAATACACTTTTGTTGTGTAAAAAATGTTTGATTCATATGAAAATCTTCTATATGGAAATTATGAAAAAAGGAAATATGTTTATACATATCACTGCAGGAGGGCATACATTTCAGGATATAAGTGTTGATGAGATTATTATGAGTTATGAACCTATACAAAATAAAGAAACAATTTCTTCTGAATACATTAATTATCCATTAGAAGATATTGCATATTCTCAAAGAAATAAAGCTATAGGGTCTGATTGGATTTATCTTAAGATTTATGCAAAAAAGTTAACTTTAAAAAAGATTGTTAAAAATGAGATTAAGAAATATGGAGAGCAATTTATTCAGGGAAATTATATTGATAAATATTTCTATATTCATTACATTGATAATCAAAGACATCTGAGAATAAGATATCATAATATATCTCAATTTAAAGAGTTTATGGATAAGCTTCATCATTTCATATCTTATTTAAATGATACGTATGATATTTATGATATCAAACTAGATACTTATGAGAGAGAAATAGAGAGATATGGTGGTATTGACATGATGGAGATAAATGAATCTATGTTTTGGATAAATTCTAAAGTTACAATTGATTTATTGAACTTATCATCTCGAAATAAAGAGTTGAGTTTAGAAGATTTAGCAATCTTAGAAATTGTATACTTTTTAAATCAATTAAAATTAACATCTCATTATATAGAAGAATTATTCTCTTTTATTGATAATAAAGAGAGCTTGAAGAGATTTAGACAAGATAAGAATAAATATATGAACTTATACATTCTTTTAGAAAACAAAGAAAATCCTAACAATGATTGTATGCATAAAGAACTCATGGACATATTCTATCAACAAAACGAATTACTTAATGAATATAGTCAAAAATTAGTAACCAGTACATTAACAAACTCAAAAGCGGATATTATATTGGCACATCTACACATGTTTTGCAATAGATTATTTGGAGTGGATAGAGCATCAGAATTAAAATGCTATGCCATTGTAAAGCATCTCTTTCATGCTATAGAAGGTTATAAAAAATACAATGGATGA
- a CDS encoding helix-turn-helix domain-containing protein, translating to MYIEDSLSVKDITLNHFMLDDSVLLNRKKCQRILIAPNQDFILYLNDVKHEVHNQLCFIDGRNKCEIKAYKEYSHILYLEFIIDDQLQSLSKHSFIDINEDIRIFCSYVKTLHIKKSYTPQILNFIMTYFLMLNEAIYLNEKKSYQQCPKIIFEIKAYLKDNIESKIQIQDIANKFFMSRSELFYLFKKYAHTTIIDYLNTIRMKKAEELLADSRYTITEISQLVGYDSLQYFSRVFKKRNGCSPSEFRKQLIKRFQTFYIGKGGEIYENIKKYPTI from the coding sequence ATGTATATTGAAGATTCTTTAAGTGTTAAAGATATTACATTAAATCATTTTATGCTAGATGATAGTGTGCTATTGAATCGAAAAAAATGTCAAAGAATTCTTATAGCACCCAATCAAGATTTTATTTTATATCTCAATGATGTCAAACATGAAGTACATAATCAGCTTTGTTTTATTGATGGAAGAAATAAATGTGAAATCAAAGCTTACAAAGAATATTCTCATATTCTTTATTTAGAATTTATAATTGATGATCAACTGCAATCATTAAGCAAACATTCATTTATCGATATCAATGAAGATATTAGAATTTTTTGTTCCTATGTCAAAACATTGCATATCAAAAAATCTTATACTCCACAGATACTGAATTTCATTATGACATATTTTCTTATGTTAAATGAAGCTATCTACTTAAATGAGAAAAAAAGTTATCAACAATGTCCTAAAATTATATTTGAAATTAAGGCATATTTAAAAGATAATATTGAGTCTAAAATCCAAATACAGGATATAGCCAATAAATTTTTCATGAGTAGAAGCGAATTGTTCTATCTTTTTAAAAAGTACGCTCATACAACTATTATCGATTATTTAAATACAATAAGAATGAAAAAAGCTGAAGAGTTATTAGCTGATTCTAGATACACCATCACTGAAATATCCCAGTTAGTAGGCTATGACAGTTTACAATACTTTTCACGAGTATTTAAAAAAAGAAATGGTTGTTCTCCAAGTGAATTTCGTAAACAGCTTATCAAACGTTTTCAAACGTTTTATATAGGGAAAGGAGGTGAAATATATGAAAACATTAAAAAATATCCAACTATCTGA
- a CDS encoding nucleotide disphospho-sugar-binding domain-containing protein gives MKIVILTHSSFSHVNAIENTVKSLCKKYEVFCFLEEEYINIYGEDKNLHYIAYHKALDKQLKELLFRHNPFIEKKDVPTIEDLVAEVKYPLEYMLEGSMIYVNDLLPIIKQINPDYILRDACSLFGRVIGDQLNIPVLGYTTSPTFTDLFVESHLRKYLPFSLKRELDTLSDEQINSLYTMIKKQFTKTCTKYGIRTLPLNYLTCPDEKMNFCYGSKRLNFIAQEETKKYLFMKPKIFEVPERIENNKDTIVVSSGSLINFPVKLYNYIINAYKKEPYQVEISQKYFGTDVFKITNLPSHIHFHKYIKQTELLQRAHLLITHGGYNSILEAIYYEVPILVYAITHDQFINSQRIEELNIGFDLRHMELSGYNINKISHKLMDSVEIKEHIKDLKSEIIALHNDEVRKYIDEDYVNGNL, from the coding sequence ATGAAAATCGTTATATTAACACACTCAAGTTTTAGTCATGTTAATGCAATAGAGAATACTGTAAAATCCCTTTGTAAAAAGTATGAAGTTTTTTGCTTTTTAGAAGAGGAATATATAAATATATATGGAGAAGATAAAAATCTACATTACATCGCATATCATAAAGCCCTAGATAAGCAACTGAAAGAATTGCTTTTTAGACATAATCCTTTTATTGAAAAAAAAGATGTACCAACTATTGAGGATTTAGTCGCTGAAGTCAAATATCCATTAGAATATATGCTAGAAGGTTCAATGATTTATGTCAATGATCTTCTTCCTATAATCAAACAAATCAACCCTGACTATATATTAAGAGATGCATGTTCGTTATTTGGAAGAGTTATTGGCGATCAATTAAATATCCCTGTACTTGGATATACAACATCGCCTACTTTTACAGATTTATTTGTTGAAAGTCATCTTAGAAAATATCTACCATTCTCTTTAAAAAGAGAATTAGATACTTTATCTGACGAACAAATTAACTCACTTTATACTATGATTAAAAAACAATTTACTAAAACATGTACTAAGTATGGTATACGCACTCTACCATTAAATTATTTAACTTGTCCAGACGAAAAAATGAACTTTTGTTATGGATCAAAGCGTCTAAATTTTATTGCTCAAGAGGAGACTAAAAAGTATCTTTTTATGAAACCAAAAATTTTTGAAGTGCCAGAAAGAATTGAAAATAATAAAGATACGATAGTTGTATCAAGTGGCAGTTTAATTAATTTTCCAGTTAAATTATATAATTATATTATTAACGCATATAAAAAAGAACCTTATCAAGTTGAAATATCACAAAAGTATTTTGGTACAGATGTTTTTAAAATTACCAATTTACCTTCTCATATCCATTTTCATAAATATATAAAACAAACAGAGTTACTCCAAAGAGCACATCTTTTAATAACACATGGAGGATATAATTCTATCCTAGAAGCGATTTACTATGAAGTCCCAATTCTTGTTTATGCAATAACACATGATCAGTTTATCAATTCACAAAGAATTGAAGAATTAAATATTGGTTTTGATTTAAGACATATGGAATTATCTGGCTATAACATTAATAAAATATCTCACAAACTCATGGATTCTGTTGAAATAAAAGAACATATAAAAGATTTAAAATCTGAAATCATTGCACTTCATAATGATGAGGTAAGAAAATATATAGATGAGGATTATGTAAATGGTAATCTCTAA
- a CDS encoding flavodoxin family protein, whose product MVISKQKNILALVGSNHINGFTRNIIQLLKDNLHARNENIDFQIIDTTEIDINVCRGCNTCFEKGLCPLDRQDDMGQLKAMLDNADVIILACPVYLMHVSSPMKILLDRLSYWCHLLKLRNKLLVTVITTSRSGANETNNYLKYIGSGMGLLPISEIIFTHSSDIDELIHKINKSAYIINQYLIEKKEIHSNQFLEETFAIEKLDKSLQLDSSFEKQYWQSHGLFNCSSFEDVLSLEKERKK is encoded by the coding sequence ATGGTAATCTCTAAGCAAAAAAATATTTTAGCATTGGTTGGTTCAAATCATATCAATGGTTTTACGAGAAATATTATTCAATTGTTAAAAGATAATTTACATGCAAGAAATGAGAATATAGATTTTCAAATCATAGATACAACTGAAATAGACATCAATGTTTGTAGGGGCTGCAATACTTGTTTTGAGAAAGGATTGTGTCCTCTAGATAGGCAAGATGATATGGGACAATTAAAAGCAATGTTAGATAATGCAGATGTTATTATTTTAGCTTGTCCAGTCTATCTCATGCATGTTTCATCTCCAATGAAAATTCTATTAGATAGACTATCATATTGGTGTCATTTATTAAAACTTCGTAATAAACTACTTGTAACAGTTATAACAACAAGTCGCTCAGGAGCAAATGAAACAAATAATTATTTAAAATACATCGGTTCAGGTATGGGCTTGCTTCCAATCAGTGAAATTATTTTCACGCATAGCAGCGATATAGATGAACTTATCCATAAAATTAATAAATCAGCTTACATTATTAATCAATATCTTATAGAAAAAAAAGAAATCCATTCGAATCAATTTCTGGAAGAAACATTTGCAATAGAAAAATTAGATAAATCATTACAATTAGATTCAAGTTTTGAAAAACAATATTGGCAAAGTCATGGATTATTCAATTGTTCTTCTTTTGAAGACGTCTTATCCTTAGAGAAAGAGAGAAAAAAATAA